CAGGCTCTTCAGGCATCTCTCCAAGACCCTCTCCTCGTTGAAGACGTGGACGATGTAGCTTATCCCGCTCCCCATTTCAATGCACGGCCCGAGTCTGATAAGGATCTCCCCACGCCCCTTTAGCCTTAATGGTTCAAGGGATATTTCAAGATGGCATAAGGAGGCGGAGCGCCCAAATCGGGCGCAATACCCAAATCGGGCGCAATATTAATTTGGAGGGAGGGGCCTCGGCGATTGATTCGAGGATCGATTCGGAAAATGGATCTAAAGCAGGTGGAGTCGCTAATCCAAGCGACCCTAGCCCCAGTCGTGATGATATCTGGATGTGGCTTAATAGCCCTAGTCGTCCAAACTCGATATGGCAGGATAATAGATAGGATAAGGGCCCTGAGCGAGGAGAGGAGGGGGTTATCTGAGAGGGCGGGAGGCTTTGCCCATCAGGGCGCATTGGACGATCGCTTGAGGAGCATAGAGGCCCAGATGGAGAAGCTCATAAGGAGGGGTTTATTGGTTAAGCGCGCCCTTTTCTTCATAGCCTCCTCGGTCTTCTCCTTCGTCCTCACATCCTTCCTCCTATACTTGGCCTATATCGCGGGCTCTCCTCTCGATCGCCTTTTCGCCTTCCTCACGCCATTGGCCTTCTTGGCTGGGATGGCGTTCCTCTTGATCGGCATGATCGCGATGGTTTTGGAGGTCGCGGCGTCCTATAGCTCCACCTTGGCCGATGTCGGCATTGAAGCGGGGGGCGGAGGCGCTCGCTCGAAGAGGTGAGCTCCGTGCCGTTTTGATCCTCGCGATCGATGCTGAGTGGGTGGATTGAAATGGGGAGGGCGTGCATTTGTCCCAAATGCGGTTTCGAATTTGACATAAGCTATGGCAGGGCCTTCGCATGCTCCGGTTGCCAATCGGCAACCATGGGGAGCTGCGGCTATGCGAAATGTCCTAAGTGCGGCCACGAATTTCCGCTTTAAGCAAGCCGAATCGGGATTCGCTCCCTCGATATCAGCGATCCCGGCGCGGATTCGCTAGGGGATCCCTTATGAGCCGTGGGCCAGAGGGGGTCCCTGAGATCGATATGCTCCTTGGGATGCTCTGCTATGCTACCGGTTCCAAGGGGATTGGCGGTAGGCTCAGGGTGGATCCGAAGGACTTCATCGTCAGGGAGCGCCTTTTGGATGGATCCATCGCCAACGAATCCTTCGAAGGGGGGCAGCCTTTGGGAAGCGGCCATTTCCTCCGATGCGTCCTAGTAAAGGAGAACGTGGATCATTTCTCCGCGATCGGGATCGCGGCCGAGGCCATGGGGTGCAGACCGAAGGATGTGGGATTCGCCGGCATGAAGGATAAGAGGGCTCTCACGGCCCAATTCGTTACGTTCCCAGTGAGCAAGATCCGGGCCGGGTGGAACAGGGCGAGGGCGATTGGCGGAATCAAGCTAATCCAGGAGAGGTTCGTGGAGGAAGGATTGCACCCCGGAGGCTCGGCTGGGAATCTCTTCGAGATAAGGGTCAAGGGGGCCCAATCGGATCCGGCCAGCTTGAGGGGGGCCCTAGCGGAGATGGGCGCCTTGGGTGGAGCGCCCAACTTTTATGGATATCAAAGGTTCGGCACGGTGAGGCCGGTAACGCATATCGTTGGGAGGCTCCTCGTGAAGGGCGATTTACGGGGAGCCCTCATGGAGTTCTTGGCGAGGCCCTTCGAATCCGAGCCGCCCGATGCCTTCATGGCTAGGATGGAGCTTTATGAGGGTGGAGATTTCGCAAGGGCCTTATCGGCTTATCCCAAACGTCTGCGCTTGGAGAGGATCGTATTGAAGGCCCTTAAGCGCAATCCCTCGGATCTCCTCGGGGCCTTCAGGAGGTTGCCCCATGGCTTAAGGAAGCTCTTCATCGAGGCCTATCAATCCTATCTGTTCAATAGGGTATTGAGCGAGCGCATGCGAATGGGCCTCGGCCTCAAATCCGTTGAGGAGGGGGATTTAATATCCCCCATGGCCGCCGATGGCTCGCCCCAAGGGGAGCCCAAGCCCGTCAGGGATCCGGAGGCGGCGAACGCGGACGTGAGCAAGGGGAGGGCGTGCTTAGTGATCCCGGTCTTCGGCTACGGAGTAAGGCTCTCGGAGGGGGCTCAAGGGGAGATCGAGAGGAGGGTCCTAGATGAGGAGGGGATCTCGCCGAGGGCTTTCTATATTGGCGTCATGCCCGAGGCGAGTTGCGCGGGGAAATATAGGAGGGCCTTAATGCCAATTGAAGGCCTCATCCTCGAAAGGGTCGGGAACGACCTCATATTCCGATTCTCCCTCCCGAGGGGGGGCTACGCCACGGTGGTCATGAGGGAGTTCATAAAGCCCGAGGATCCGGCGGGTCAAGGTTTCTGAGCCCTTTGAATCCCCTCCCCCTTAAGGGGCTTTAGGGGCGGAGGTGGCAGGCAACGTAATGGAGGGGTTCCGCTTCAATCAGCCTTGGCTCCTTCTTGCTGCATAAGGGCGTGGCGATAGGGCATCGGGGATGGAGCCTGCAACCGCTTGGGAGATCCACGGGATCCGGCGGCTCCCCCTTGATCCCTACTTGGATCCTCCTATGCCTATTCCTAGGATCCGGCTCCGGGATGGCCTTTATCAAAGCCTCGGTGTAAGGATTGAGGGGATTCCCCAGCACGGCATCGATCGGCCCAAGCTCGAGTATCTTCCCAAGATACATTACGGCCAAGGTGTCGGCGAAGTACTTGGCCGTTGACAAATCATGCGTTATATAAATGTAGGACATGTCGAATTTTTCCTTGAGAGAGATGAGGAGATCGAGTATCTCAGCCCTTATCGAGAGGTCCAACATCGAAACGGGCTCGTCGGCGATTATGAGCTTCGGCCTCAGGATCAGGGCCCTCGCGATCGCCAACCTCTGCCTCTGCCCACCCGATAGGGCATGAGGATGCCTCTCGAAGAAATCCTCCGGTGGCTCGAGCTTCACCTCCTTCAGCGCCTTGGCGATGAGCTCGATCCTCTCTCCCCTCCCGCTGCCCAACCCATGGATGATCAAGGGCTCCATAAGGGTATCAAGGACCGTGAACCTAGGATCGAGCGAGGAATAGGGATCTTGGAAGATCATCTGGGCCCGGCGCCTGAACTCCTTCAAGCCCCTTCTATCGAGCTTGGCCAGATCCCTTCCTTCGAAAAGAATCGTTCCGCCATCCGGCCTGATCGCCCCGACCAGAAGCTTGCCCGTTGTGGTCTTGCCGCATCCAGATTCCCCAACCAAGGCGAGCGTCTCCCCCTCTCCCAGATCGAGGGATACGCCATCGACCGCTCTCACGATCCTAGGCGGGCGCCCCCTCAAAAGGTCGAGGAAACCCCTCCGAAGGGGGAACCATTTCACGAGGTCCCTAGCAGCCAAGAGCGGCTCCTTGCTGAAGCGCCATTCGCCCATATCAATCGCCAAGCTTAAGCGTAAAGCCAGCATCGAACTACGTGATCGGCCCCCACTTCGATCATCGACGGAGCGCGTTCGCAATAGGGCATCGCCATTGAGCACCTTGGGCGGAACCTGCAGCCCTTTGGCGGATTGGCCAGATCTGGAGGGGAGCCGGGTATGGAGGTGGGCCTCGATTTACCCCCCCGGATCCTCGGCACGGCCGCGATGAGGCTTCTCGTATAAGGATGTTTTGGGTTAGAGAATACCAGATCGGAAGGGCCGAGCTCCACTAGTTCCCCTGCGTACATCACGGCGATCGAGTCCGCGATCTCCGATATCACACCCAAGTCATGCGTGAGGAGAATTATGGAGATTCCCAGCCTCCTCCTCAGGTCCTTGAGCAGGTTTAATATCTGGGCCTGAACCACCACGTCCAAGGCCGTCGTCGGCTCATCGGCGATCAATATCTCGGGCCTCAAGGCCAAGGCCATGGCTATCATCGCCCTTTGCTTCATCCCCCCGCTGAGCTCATGTGGGTATCGATCCATGATTCCCTCGTCCAATCCGACCTCCTCCAAGGCCTTGATGGAGAGCTTCCTCGCATCGCCTTTCGATAGGCCCGAGCGATAGATGAATGGCTCCGAAAGCTGATCCCCGATCGTATAGACGGGACTTAGGGCGTTCATCGCCCCTTGGAAGATCATGGATATCCTCTTCCATCGTATCAACCGGTCGAACTCGCCCTCGGGGAGGCTCATTAGATCGATCCCGTTAAGCCTCGCGGTTCCAGAAACGATCCTGCCGGGAAATGGCAGGAGCCTCAGCAACGCGAGTCCGAGGGTCGATTTCCCGCAACCCGATTCTCCCACGAATCCCATCGATGATCCCTCCTCGAGTTCGAAGGATACGTCATCGACGGCCCTGAGGGGTGGCTTATCGGTTGGGAAGTAATAAGCCCTCAAGCCCTCGACCACGAGCTCCCCCATCGCTAAGCCCCCCTTATCCTAGGATTCAGGGCCCTTTCCAAAGCGTAGCCAATCATGACGAAGGCCAAGCTGGATCCTGCCAACATTATGCCAGGCGATAATGCCCACCACCAGAGGCCCCTGATCGCCGCGCCGTGGAGCTGGGCATCATGAAGGATTTGGCCCCAAGTTGGCATCGTGGGATCCCCCAACCCTAGGAAGCTTAGGCCGGCCTCCGCGAGGATCGCCGCCGGCACCGAGAGGGCGATGTTGGCTATAGCATAGGGGATCAATTGCGGCGCTATATGCCTGAAGATTATCCTCCGGCTTGGGGCCCCTAGGAGTTCGACCGCCTCTATGTAGGGCGCGGCCTTGATTTGCAGAGCGACGCTCCTCGCCACCTTCGCTATACCGACCCAGCCGAATAGGACCAGATAAGCCATTATATACAAAAGGCTCCTGCCCAAGGAGAGCGCGAGCAGGATCAGGAATGGGAGGGCGGGGATCGCGTAGGCTATGTCGTTAAGCCTCATCATGAGTTCATCCAAGCGCCCCCCGTAATACCCGCTTATCACGCCGTAAGCTATCCCGATCGACACTGAGAGGACGGCGACCGATATGCCTATGGATAACGCTATGGGCGTGCCCCATAATATCCCCACCGATAGATCCCTCCTAAGATCGTCCGTGCCGAAGAGCCCGAAGACCTTCCCGCCGATCACCAGAGCGCTCGATAGGACCTCGTCCTCCTTCCCGAAGAGGAAGAACCGGGCTTGGAAGATATAATCGCCCTTCAGGACGCTGGTTCCCCCTTCGGCCATGGATGGGCCCTCCTTGGCGAATATCATCCGCTCCGGGGAGATCGCATCGGGGCTCGTGACCGCCCCGAGCCTCTCGGCCAAGTAATTTGCCAAATTGACCTTCAGGCTTGCATCGGTCGAGAATATCGCCGAATTATAAGCGCGGGCCCCTGATCCCTCGGGCCTCGGGGGCGGAGAGATTCTCGCCAAGAGCATGCGAACTCCGTCCGGCCTCTCCGCCGAGAGCTCCACGAGTGGGGGAGATCTCCCATACTTCAGGGAGAATTTAAAGATGAAATCATTCGGGAAGGACTCGTACGGGAAGGCGAAGCGGTATGTATGCGTCACTACCCTAACCCAGTCGGATGCGGATTGATGCTCCATTGGGTTCCTTAGAACCATATGCTCGGGCAATCTTAGGCCGGTCATCCAGTTCGTCCATGCCGGCGGCGCCGCCCTAGGATATTCCGCCCAATGGGATGGATTGTTCCATTGTCTATAGGAATCGAGCGGAACAAAGGCGATCGCGAGCGCGGAGAAGGCCAAGAGCGCCGCGAATAACGCCAAGCCCGCCAAACCCACCTTGGATCTCCTATATTCCCCCCAGAGGGGCCCGAGGGGGGACCCAGCGCCCAACGCGATCACCGGCCCTATCCAACCCTCACTCTTGGATCGAAGACGCCGTAGAGGACGTCTGCTATGAATACGCTCAGGAGGAATATGAGTGTTGAAACGTATGTTAGGCCGACTATTACGGGCACATCGAGCAGGCCAATCGCCTCCCAGTAGAGCCTCCCGAGGCCCGGCCAATCGAAGACGGCCTCGGTTATCATCGCCCCGCCGAAGGATCCGGATAGCGCCAAGGCGATTATGGTCACTATTGGCGGGGCCGCGCTCCTGAGCGCATGGCCATAGACGATCTTCCTCTCAGGCGCTCCCCTCGCCTTGGCGACGGTTATGTAATCCTCTTGGAGGATTCCCACCATGAGGTTCCTCACTATGTAGGCCCATCCCCCGAAGCCCATGAGCACCATCGTGAGCAAGGGCAGCGCCATATGGTAGAGGAGGGCCATGGGATAGGCCGGATCGCTCGGGAGTATTGTGGGAGTTGCCCTAGCCGGGAATGCCTTGAGCGTATATGAGAAGAGGAGTATCGCAAGCATCCCAATCCACCAAAGCGGGAAGCTGTTGCTGAGGACGGCGTAGCCCAGCACCGCCTTATCCAAAAGCGAGCCGGCCCTTTTAGCGGCAGCGGCCCCAACGAGGATTCCCAAAACGGCGATCAGGGTTGTGGCTGTCCCGAAGAGCAAAATCGTCCTAGGGAGGGCCTCCAAGATTATATCCCTGACGTTCGAGGAGCCCCCATAGCCCCGTATGTAATAGGATTGACCAAAATCCAAGGCCATAACCCTAATCGCGATCGCCCAGAGCCTCCTAGGGGAATACCAAGGATCATTTAAGCCCATGGAGGCCACCTTCCCTTGGACCTGAGATTTGACATAGTTCTCCAATTCCCCCGGATCCTTGAACTTCCCGACAAGTTCCTTGTTTTGGAGTATCTCGGCCCTCGTCTCCTGCTCAATGGCCCTCTTCAGGATCGCATCTGCCGAT
This region of Candidatus Bathyarchaeia archaeon genomic DNA includes:
- a CDS encoding DUF2721 domain-containing protein; its protein translation is MDLKQVESLIQATLAPVVMISGCGLIALVVQTRYGRIIDRIRALSEERRGLSERAGGFAHQGALDDRLRSIEAQMEKLIRRGLLVKRALFFIASSVFSFVLTSFLLYLAYIAGSPLDRLFAFLTPLAFLAGMAFLLIGMIAMVLEVAASYSSTLADVGIEAGGGGARSKR
- the truD gene encoding tRNA pseudouridine(13) synthase TruD codes for the protein MSRGPEGVPEIDMLLGMLCYATGSKGIGGRLRVDPKDFIVRERLLDGSIANESFEGGQPLGSGHFLRCVLVKENVDHFSAIGIAAEAMGCRPKDVGFAGMKDKRALTAQFVTFPVSKIRAGWNRARAIGGIKLIQERFVEEGLHPGGSAGNLFEIRVKGAQSDPASLRGALAEMGALGGAPNFYGYQRFGTVRPVTHIVGRLLVKGDLRGALMEFLARPFESEPPDAFMARMELYEGGDFARALSAYPKRLRLERIVLKALKRNPSDLLGAFRRLPHGLRKLFIEAYQSYLFNRVLSERMRMGLGLKSVEEGDLISPMAADGSPQGEPKPVRDPEAANADVSKGRACLVIPVFGYGVRLSEGAQGEIERRVLDEEGISPRAFYIGVMPEASCAGKYRRALMPIEGLILERVGNDLIFRFSLPRGGYATVVMREFIKPEDPAGQGF
- a CDS encoding ABC transporter ATP-binding protein; its protein translation is MGEWRFSKEPLLAARDLVKWFPLRRGFLDLLRGRPPRIVRAVDGVSLDLGEGETLALVGESGCGKTTTGKLLVGAIRPDGGTILFEGRDLAKLDRRGLKEFRRRAQMIFQDPYSSLDPRFTVLDTLMEPLIIHGLGSGRGERIELIAKALKEVKLEPPEDFFERHPHALSGGQRQRLAIARALILRPKLIIADEPVSMLDLSIRAEILDLLISLKEKFDMSYIYITHDLSTAKYFADTLAVMYLGKILELGPIDAVLGNPLNPYTEALIKAIPEPDPRNRHRRIQVGIKGEPPDPVDLPSGCRLHPRCPIATPLCSKKEPRLIEAEPLHYVACHLRP
- a CDS encoding ABC transporter ATP-binding protein, producing MGELVVEGLRAYYFPTDKPPLRAVDDVSFELEEGSSMGFVGESGCGKSTLGLALLRLLPFPGRIVSGTARLNGIDLMSLPEGEFDRLIRWKRISMIFQGAMNALSPVYTIGDQLSEPFIYRSGLSKGDARKLSIKALEEVGLDEGIMDRYPHELSGGMKQRAMIAMALALRPEILIADEPTTALDVVVQAQILNLLKDLRRRLGISIILLTHDLGVISEIADSIAVMYAGELVELGPSDLVFSNPKHPYTRSLIAAVPRIRGGKSRPTSIPGSPPDLANPPKGCRFRPRCSMAMPYCERAPSMIEVGADHVVRCWLYA
- a CDS encoding ABC transporter permease; the encoded protein is MGAGSPLGPLWGEYRRSKVGLAGLALFAALLAFSALAIAFVPLDSYRQWNNPSHWAEYPRAAPPAWTNWMTGLRLPEHMVLRNPMEHQSASDWVRVVTHTYRFAFPYESFPNDFIFKFSLKYGRSPPLVELSAERPDGVRMLLARISPPPRPEGSGARAYNSAIFSTDASLKVNLANYLAERLGAVTSPDAISPERMIFAKEGPSMAEGGTSVLKGDYIFQARFFLFGKEDEVLSSALVIGGKVFGLFGTDDLRRDLSVGILWGTPIALSIGISVAVLSVSIGIAYGVISGYYGGRLDELMMRLNDIAYAIPALPFLILLALSLGRSLLYIMAYLVLFGWVGIAKVARSVALQIKAAPYIEAVELLGAPSRRIIFRHIAPQLIPYAIANIALSVPAAILAEAGLSFLGLGDPTMPTWGQILHDAQLHGAAIRGLWWWALSPGIMLAGSSLAFVMIGYALERALNPRIRGA
- a CDS encoding ABC transporter permease gives rise to the protein MGIRAFLIRRALNMAAILLVTVLLTMAILGPSADAILKRAIEQETRAEILQNKELVGKFKDPGELENYVKSQVQGKVASMGLNDPWYSPRRLWAIAIRVMALDFGQSYYIRGYGGSSNVRDIILEALPRTILLFGTATTLIAVLGILVGAAAAKRAGSLLDKAVLGYAVLSNSFPLWWIGMLAILLFSYTLKAFPARATPTILPSDPAYPMALLYHMALPLLTMVLMGFGGWAYIVRNLMVGILQEDYITVAKARGAPERKIVYGHALRSAAPPIVTIIALALSGSFGGAMITEAVFDWPGLGRLYWEAIGLLDVPVIVGLTYVSTLIFLLSVFIADVLYGVFDPRVRVG